A single region of the Gossypium arboreum isolate Shixiya-1 chromosome 12, ASM2569848v2, whole genome shotgun sequence genome encodes:
- the LOC108476964 gene encoding LRR receptor-like serine/threonine-protein kinase GSO1, whose product MASFYSLTLILISIFAFSISIANSKTLKRDVKALNEIKASLGWRVVYAWIGDDPCGDGDLPPWSGVTCSTQGDYRVVTELEVYAVSIVGPFPIAVTNLLDLTRLDLHNNKLTGPIPPQIGRLRRLRMLNLRWNKLQDVLPPEIGELKRLTHLSLSFNNFKGEIPRELANLPELRYLYLQENRFTGRVPAELGTLQNLRHLDVGNNHLVGTIRELIRIEGGFPVLRNLYLNNNYLTGGIPAQLANLTNLEILYLSYNKMSGAIPTALAHIPKLTYLYLDHNQFSGRIPNAFYKHPFLKELYIEGNAFRSGVNPIGAHKVLELSDADFLV is encoded by the exons ATGGCATCCTTTTACTCGCTaactttgattttgatttctATTTTCGCTTTCTCAATCTCCATTGCTAACTCCAAAACTCTCAAGAGAGATG TAAAAGCCTTAAATGAGATTAAAGCATCACTTGGATGGAGAGTGGTATATGCATGGATTGGAGATGATCCCTGTGGAGATGGTGATTTACCACCTTGGTCTGGTGTAACATGTTCTACTCAAGGAGACTATAGAGTTGTTACCGAATT GGAAGTCTATGCAGTATCAATTGTTGGTCCTTTTCCTATTGCCGTAACTAATTTGTTGGATTTAACAAGGCT GGATCTCCATAACAACAAGCTTACGGGCCCAATTCCTCCCCAAATTGGACGCCTTAGACGACTTAGAATGTT AAATTTGAGGTGGAATAAACTCCAAGATGTCCTTCCTCCTGAGATCGGTGAGCTGAAAAGACTAACCCATCT GTCGTTGAGCTTTAACAATTTTAAGGGTGAGATTCCAAGGGAGCTTGCAAATCTACCCGAGCTTCGCTATCTCTACCTTCAAGAAAACCGTTTCACTGGTCGAGTTCCAGCAGAGTTGGGCACTTTACAAAATCTTCGGCACTT GGATGTCGGTAATAATCATTTGGTCGGTACCATTAGGGAGCTTATTCGTATTGAAGGAGGCTTTCCAGTTCTACGTAATTT GTATTTGAATAACAATTATTTGACTGGAGGAATTCCTGCTCAGCTGGCAAATTTGACAAATTTGGAGATATT GTACCTTTCATACAACAAGATGTCTGGAGCAATACCAACAGCACTTGCCCATATTCCTAAATTGACATATTT GTATTTGGATCATAACCAATTCTCAGGCCGGATTCCCAATGCATTCTACAAGCATCCTTTCTTGAAAGAACT GTATATTGAAGGAAACGCATTCCGGTCTGGCGTAAACCCCATTGGTGCACACAAGGTCCTTGAACTTTCGGACGCAGATTTCTTGGTTTAG
- the LOC108478984 gene encoding remorin, with protein MNDDYNTELAVGVAAAAYTINSLVEDEAQHRIKIRRSAQDTITGVRSSDRVTMRYSSKEIETAGETSSRKLMEKDNRSQESSLPRSKKGGSSSGRPVIMEAGDRSRKGNSSQHNLGETKADAWEKAEMEKLNKRCENMKASILAWENEKKLRAKVKMDRRKKELERRIKINQQLYQTKISRIDHIGGGAKAKVDEKRRHEELKIKEKARKIRASGKVPVSCFCF; from the exons ATGAACGACGACTACAACACGGAGTTGGCCGTTGGAGTGGCAGCCGCTGCATACACTATCAACTCGCTCGTAGAAGACGAAGCGCAACATAGGATCAAGATACGGAGATCTGCACAAGATACCATCACCGGGGTTCGGAGTTCGGATAGAGTAACCATGCGATATTCCAGCAAGGAAATCGAAACTGCAG GTGAAACTTCAAGCAGAAAGCTAATGGAAAAGGATAATAGGAGCCAAGAGAGCAGTTTACCGAGAAGCAAAAAGGGCGGTTCATCCTCTGGTAGGCCGGTGATCATGGAAGCCGGGGACCGAAGCCGGAAGGGAAACTCTTCCCAACACAATCTCGGTGAAACCAAAGCAGATGCTTGGGAGAAAGCTGAGATGGAGAAACTTAACAAACG GTGTGAGAACATGAAAGCATCAATTCTTGCATGGGAGAATGAAAAAAAGCTGCGAGCCAAAGTTAAAATGGACAGGAGAAAG AAAGAATTGGAGCGGAGAATAAAAATAAACCAACAACTTTACCAGACCAAGATATCAAGGATCGATCATATTGGTGGTGGAGCAAAAGCAAAGGTGGATGAGAAAAGAAGACATGAGGAATTGAAGATTAAAGAAAAAGCAAGGAAAATAAGAGCCTCAGGAAAGGTTCCTGTTTCATGTTTCTGCTTCTAA
- the LOC108476607 gene encoding heparanase-like protein 1, giving the protein MELCFGWFLLVASIPAIFAQDISHGSIVVDGTMTVAQTDDNFVCATIDWWPHDKCNYDQCPWHYTSVMNLNLSHPFLAKAIQAFNRLRIRVGGSLQDQVLYDVGNLKSPCHPFQKMKDGLFGFSKGCLHMERWDELNRFFKETGAMVTFGLNALHGRHKIKRSLWGGDWDSSNAQDFMKYTVSKGYQIDSWEFGNELSGNGIGAHVHADQYGKDLVNLRRIINELYKGSQSKPSLVAPGGFYDEEWFVKLLQTSGFGVIDVMSHHMYNLGAGVDPKLVSKILNPDHLNKAAYTFGNLTHIIRRHGPWTSAWVGESGGAYNSGGAHVSNTFVNSFWYLDQLGMASKYHTKVYCRQTLIGGNYGLLNATTFVPNPDYYSGLLWHRLMGKVVLNVESHASPFLRSYAHCSKGRTGVTLLVINLSNQTNFIMNAQNSINLKLAANEQNISRDSFTHSLKKTFSWVGTKASDDALLREEYHLTPKDGYLRSRTMVLNGIPLELTSTGDIPSLNPVRVNVKSPITISPLSIAFIVFPNFEAPACG; this is encoded by the exons ATGGAACTGTGCTTCGGTTGGTTCTTACTTGTGGCTTCGATTCCTGCGATTTTTGCTCAAGATATTAGTCATGGATCGATTGTAGTTGATGGAACTATGACTGTTGCTCAAACTGATGATAACTTCGTCTGTGCTACGATCGACTGGTGGCCTCATGATAAGTGTAATTACGACCAGTGTCCATGGCACTATACATCTGTAATGAATCTG AACTTGTCTCATCCTTTCCTTGCCAAAGCTATCCAAG CTTTCAACCGTTTGAGGATAAGAGTTGGAGGCTCTTTGCAAGATCAAGTGTTGTATGATGTCGGGAATTTAAAGTCCCCTTGTCATCCATTCCAAAAGATGAAAGACGGATTGTTTGGATTTTCAAAGGGATGCTTACACATGGAGAGGTGGGATGAGCTGAACCGTTTCTTCAAAGAAACAGG AGCAATGGTGACATTCGGCCTGAATGCTCTCCATGGGAGACATAAAATAAAGAGGAGCCTTTGGGGAGGGGATTGGGACTCTAGCAATGCGCAAGATTTTATGAAGTACACCGTTTCAAAGGGATACCAGATAGATTCATGGGAATTCG GTAATGAGTTGAGCGGAAATGGTATTGGTGCACATGTTCATGCCGACCAGTATGGAAAAGACTTGGTCAACCTAAGGAGAATCATAAATGAGTTATATAAAGGCTCGCAATCTAAACCATCACTCGTAGCTCCTGGAGGATTCTATGATGAAGAGTGGTTTGTCAAGCTTCTTCAGACCTCGGGCTTCGGTGTAATCGATGTCATGAGCCATCATATGTACAATTTGGGTGCAG GTGTTGATCCGAAACTCGTTAGTAAAATATTGAATCCAGACCACTTAAATAAGGCAGCATACACATTCGGTAATCTTACACACATCATCCGGAGGCACGGTCCTTGGACTTCTGCATGGGTTGGAGAGTCCGGTGGGGCTTATAACAGCGGTGGTGCTCACGTGTCCAATACATTCGTCAACAGCTTCTG GTACTTAGATCAGCTCGGAATGGCATCGAAATACCATACTAAAGTATATTGTAGGCAAACACTAATTGGTGGCAACTACGGTCTTCTCAATGCGACAACATTTGTTCCGAATCCTGATTATTACAG TGGACTTCTATGGCATCGGTTAATGGGTAAAGTGGTTCTAAATGTAGAAAGCCATGCTTCGCCCTTTCTTCGATCTTATGCCCATTGTTCGAAAGGAAGA ACTGGTGTAACTTTACTCGTGATCAACTTGAGCAATCAGACGAATTTCATAATGAATGCTCAAAATAGCATCAATCTGAAGTTGGCTGCGAATGAACAAAACATTAGCAGGGACAGCTTCACACATAGTCTTAAGAAAACATTCTCCTGGGTCGGAACCAAAGCTTCCGACGATGCTCTACTCCGAGAAGAGTATCATTTAACACCAAAAGACGGATACCTTAGAAGTCGAACTATGGTTCTAAATGGCATCCCTTTAGAACTTACAAGCACCGGAGACATCCCATCACTAAACCCCGTCCGTGTTAACGTGAAGTCTCCAATAACCATCTCGCCTTTGTCAATTGCATTCATAGTATTCCCCAACTTCGAAGCTCCAGCTTGCGGgtaa
- the LOC108479669 gene encoding SNAP25 homologous protein SNAP33 — translation MLGLKKSPLKTAKHNSVDPARVAASRSNPFDSDDEFDNKQTLKPSRRTSSEPTLSPPNFGANPLIDNEGKVNSSSSYWQSSASRNNYKNDFRDSGGLENQSVQELENYAVYKSEETTKTVNNCVKIAEEMREGATNTLIALHQQGEQITRTHNTAAGIDHDLSRGEKLLGSLGGMFSRTWKPKKTRQIVGPVITRDDLPKSRGGHLEQKEKLGLNPVPRRHSKSQTPPPEPVDAYQKVEFEKAKQDDALSGLSDLLGELKGMAVDMGSEIERQNKSLNGLQDDVDELNFRVRGANQRARRLLGK, via the exons ATGTTAGGTTTAAAGAAATCTCCATTGAAGACCGCTAAGCATAATTCAGTTGATCCTGCACGTGTGGCCGCTTCTCGTTCCAACCCCTTTGATTCTGATGACGAGTTTGACAATAAGCAAACCCTTAAACCTTCAAGAAGGACTTCTTCTGAACCTACTTTGAGTCCTCCGAATTTTGGGGCCAATCCTCTTATTGACAATGAGGGGAAAGTGAATTCTTCATCTTCATATTGGCAAAGTTCAGCATCACGAAACAATTATAAGAATGATTTCCGTGACTCTGGCGGACTTGAGAACCAATCGGTGCAAGAATTGGAGAACTATGCCGTCTACAAGTCTGAGGAGACTACTAAGACCGTCAACAATTGTGTGAAGATTGCGGAAGAAATGAGAGAAGGTGCCACCAATACTTTGATCGCCTTACATCAACAGGGTGAACAGATTACCCGGACTCATAATACGGCTGCTGGCATTGATCATGACCTTAGTCGG GGCGAGAAGCTCTTGGGAAGTCTCGGAGGCATGTTCTCTAGAACCTGGAAACCGAAGAAGACTCGGCAAATAGTTGGCCCTGTTATAACAAGAG ATGATTTGCCTAAGAGTAGAGGTGGCCACTTGGAGCAAAAGGAGAAACTGGGATTGAATCCGGTTCCAAGGAGACATTCAAAATCACAAACGCCACCCCCCGAGCCGGTGGATGCGTATCAAAAAGTCGAG TTTGAAAAGGCAAAGCAAGATGATGCCCTCTCTGGTTTAAGCGATCTACTGGGAGAGTTGAAGGGTATGGCTGTCGATATGGGATCCGAAATCGAGAG GCAAAATAAGAGTCTGAATGGTCTCCAAGATGATGTGGATGAGCTAAATTTCCGTGTGAGAGGAGCAAATCAACGAGCTCGCCGATTGCTTGGGAAGTAA
- the LOC108479670 gene encoding uncharacterized protein LOC108479670 yields the protein MAASGVAGPTRTEVLQLYRSLLRVARQFSDYNIREYSKRRTIDAFRDNKNLTDPSQLSAAFSDGKAQLEVAKRQALVYSLYAPKVKSIMDIKPS from the coding sequence ATGGCAGCGTCGGGAGTAGCAGGACCGACGAGAACGGAGGTTTTACAGCTTTACCGGTCTCTTCTGCGAGTGGCGCGTCAGTTCAGCGACTACAACATAAGGGAGTACTCAAAACGGCGAACCATTGACGCGTTTCGAGACAACAAGAACCTAACCGACCCTTCCCAGCTCTCCGCCGCTTTCTCCGACGGTAAAGCTCAGCTGGAAGTCGCCAAAAGACAAGCTTTGGTTTATTCACTCTATGCTCCAAAGGTCAAAAGCATAATGGATATTAAGCCTtcttag